The following are encoded in a window of Paludisphaera rhizosphaerae genomic DNA:
- the rplE gene encoding 50S ribosomal protein L5: MARLQELYKNEIKTAVAAKFNLENPMSIPKIDKIVVNMGVGKATQDKAVLESAVDSLGKITGQKPMITKAKTSVSGFRLREGNDIGCKVTLRGARMYEFLDRLVSIALPRIRDFRGVNPNSFDGHGNYSLGLAEQVVFPEIDADRIQHTHGMDVTIVTTAKNDDQARELLRLFGVPFRQPGGRK; this comes from the coding sequence ATGGCTCGCCTCCAGGAACTGTACAAGAACGAGATCAAGACGGCGGTCGCCGCCAAGTTCAACCTTGAGAACCCGATGTCGATCCCCAAGATCGACAAGATCGTGGTCAACATGGGCGTCGGCAAGGCGACCCAGGACAAGGCCGTGCTGGAATCGGCCGTCGACAGCCTGGGGAAGATCACCGGCCAGAAGCCGATGATCACCAAGGCCAAGACGTCGGTCTCCGGCTTCCGCCTCCGCGAAGGAAACGACATCGGCTGCAAGGTGACGCTCCGCGGAGCGAGGATGTATGAATTCCTCGACCGCCTGGTCTCCATCGCTCTGCCTCGTATCCGCGACTTCCGCGGCGTCAACCCCAACAGCTTCGACGGCCACGGCAACTACAGCCTGGGCCTGGCGGAGCAGGTCGTCTTCCCCGAAATCGACGCCGACCGCATCCAGCACACCCACGGCATGGACGTCACCATCGTCACCACGGCGAAGAACGACGACCAGGCCCGCGAACTGCTCCGCCTCTTCGGCGTGCCGTTCCGTCAGCCCGGCGGTCGTAAGTAA
- the rplX gene encoding 50S ribosomal protein L24: MNIRKDDQVEVIAGDDKGTPENRRIAKVLRSLPSKNKVVVQGVNRVYKHMKPSQKNPQGGRLSKEMPIDVSNVMLFCPKCNRGVRQGARLTSEGRKERYCRKCGTGLGTLGPKKQAHAEAYAAQAAKH; encoded by the coding sequence ATGAACATCCGCAAAGACGACCAGGTCGAAGTGATCGCCGGCGACGACAAGGGGACGCCCGAGAACCGCCGCATCGCCAAGGTGCTGCGCTCCCTCCCCTCGAAGAACAAGGTCGTCGTCCAGGGGGTCAACCGGGTCTACAAGCACATGAAGCCGAGCCAGAAGAACCCCCAGGGGGGCCGGCTTTCCAAGGAAATGCCCATCGACGTCTCGAACGTCATGCTCTTCTGCCCCAAGTGCAACCGCGGCGTCCGTCAGGGTGCCCGGCTGACCTCTGAGGGCCGTAAGGAGCGCTACTGCCGCAAGTGCGGGACCGGCCTCGGGACGCTCGGCCCCAAGAAGCAGGCCCACGCCGAGGCTTACGCCGCCCAGGCCGCCAAGCATTGA
- the rplN gene encoding 50S ribosomal protein L14, with protein MIQMQTRLDVADNSGAKEVMCIKVLGGSASRYKRRVAGIGDVIIASVKKASPGGDVKAGDVVRCVVVRTRTQARRGDGSYVKFDRNAVVLIDNEKNPRGTRIFGAIARELRDRQFMKIISLAAEVV; from the coding sequence ATGATCCAGATGCAGACCCGGCTCGACGTGGCCGACAACTCGGGCGCCAAGGAAGTGATGTGCATCAAGGTCCTCGGCGGCAGCGCTTCGCGGTACAAGCGACGCGTGGCCGGCATTGGGGACGTCATCATCGCCAGCGTCAAGAAGGCCTCGCCCGGCGGCGACGTGAAGGCGGGCGACGTCGTCCGCTGCGTGGTCGTCCGGACCCGCACCCAGGCCCGCCGGGGCGACGGCAGCTACGTCAAGTTCGACCGCAACGCCGTCGTCCTGATCGACAACGAAAAGAACCCCCGCGGCACCCGCATCTTCGGTGCGATCGCCCGCGAGCTGCGCGACCGCCAGTTCATGAAGATCATCAGCCTGGCCGCCGAGGTCGTCTGA
- the rpsQ gene encoding 30S ribosomal protein S17: MSQPSPANAKPAPARRPRKTEVGVVMSDKMNKTRRVVVERLVPHDKYGKLMKRRTVCHTHDETNESHVGDVVEIMETRPLSKLKRWRLVRIIRKGAQQALAGEGEAAAAPAE, from the coding sequence ATGAGCCAGCCCAGCCCCGCCAACGCCAAACCAGCGCCGGCCCGCCGCCCCCGCAAGACGGAGGTCGGCGTGGTGATGTCCGACAAGATGAACAAGACCCGCCGGGTCGTCGTCGAGCGGCTTGTGCCCCACGACAAGTACGGCAAGCTGATGAAGCGGCGGACCGTCTGCCACACCCACGACGAAACCAACGAGTCCCACGTGGGCGACGTGGTCGAGATCATGGAGACGCGGCCGCTGTCGAAGCTGAAGCGGTGGCGGCTGGTCCGGATCATCCGCAAGGGCGCCCAGCAGGCGCTCGCCGGCGAGGGCGAGGCCGCCGCGGCCCCCGCCGAGTGA
- the rpmC gene encoding 50S ribosomal protein L29: MSKASELREHSDEQLELQLKDVQKNLFRLRLQSETERLEAPSEIVKAKREIARIKTILRQREIDRVKTAGAAS, from the coding sequence ATGAGCAAGGCCTCCGAACTCCGCGAACATTCCGACGAGCAGCTCGAATTGCAGCTCAAGGACGTCCAGAAGAACCTGTTCCGCCTTCGTCTCCAGAGTGAGACGGAGCGGCTCGAGGCCCCCAGCGAGATCGTCAAGGCGAAGCGCGAAATCGCGCGGATCAAGACGATCCTCCGCCAGCGCGAGATCGATCGCGTGAAGACCGCCGGGGCCGCCTCCTGA
- the rplP gene encoding 50S ribosomal protein L16, translating into MALMPKRVKYRKSQKGRVKGNATRGNYVSFGEYGLQTLEPGRISAQTIEAGRVVASQAVKGGGKLFIRIFPHKSVTAIPAETRMGKGKGEVEFWAAVVKPGTILYEISGLTEDAARAAFNRVAHKMPVACRFVTRRPTV; encoded by the coding sequence ATGGCGCTGATGCCCAAGCGGGTCAAGTATCGAAAAAGCCAAAAAGGCCGCGTAAAAGGTAATGCGACGCGGGGCAACTACGTGTCGTTCGGCGAGTACGGACTGCAGACCCTCGAGCCGGGGCGGATCAGCGCCCAGACGATCGAGGCGGGCCGCGTGGTCGCCAGCCAGGCCGTCAAGGGTGGCGGGAAGCTGTTCATCCGGATCTTCCCCCACAAGAGCGTGACCGCGATTCCGGCCGAGACCCGAATGGGCAAGGGCAAGGGCGAGGTCGAGTTCTGGGCCGCGGTCGTCAAGCCGGGGACCATTCTGTACGAGATCTCGGGCCTGACTGAGGACGCCGCGCGAGCCGCGTTCAACCGGGTGGCCCACAAGATGCCCGTCGCCTGCCGGTTCGTGACCCGGCGGCCGACCGTCTGA
- the rpsC gene encoding 30S ribosomal protein S3, whose translation MGQKVRPTGFRVGVMEDWRSRWYASKHEFSDLLVEDFKIRKFIKNKYGFAGIPKIEIERTRDAVTVLLSTARPGVVIGRKGAEVEKLQEELQNLTGRRIEIKIVEVGRPEIDAQLISEDIAEQLQKRSSFRRTMKRALEQTMDGGAKGVKIQLSGRLGGAEMSRTEAAAQGSVPLSTLRAKIDYGFAEAKTAQGHIGVKVWVNQGDYLKTEAVDGADAQAGQVSKKPKRPRKR comes from the coding sequence ATGGGCCAGAAGGTGCGACCGACCGGGTTCCGGGTGGGCGTGATGGAGGACTGGCGGAGCCGCTGGTACGCCTCCAAGCACGAGTTCAGCGACCTGCTGGTCGAGGACTTCAAGATCCGGAAGTTCATCAAGAACAAGTACGGCTTCGCCGGCATCCCCAAGATCGAGATCGAGCGAACGCGGGACGCGGTCACGGTGCTGCTGTCGACGGCCCGTCCCGGCGTCGTGATCGGCCGCAAGGGGGCCGAGGTCGAGAAGCTCCAGGAGGAGCTGCAGAACCTCACCGGCCGCCGGATCGAGATCAAGATCGTCGAAGTCGGCCGTCCTGAGATCGACGCCCAGCTGATCAGCGAGGACATCGCCGAACAGCTGCAGAAGCGGTCGAGCTTCCGGCGGACGATGAAGCGGGCCCTCGAGCAGACGATGGACGGGGGGGCCAAGGGAGTCAAGATTCAGCTGTCCGGGCGGCTCGGCGGGGCCGAGATGTCGCGGACCGAGGCGGCGGCGCAGGGGTCGGTACCTCTGTCGACGCTGCGGGCGAAGATCGACTACGGATTCGCCGAGGCGAAGACAGCCCAGGGGCACATCGGCGTCAAGGTGTGGGTCAACCAGGGCGACTATTTGAAGACGGAGGCCGTCGATGGCGCTGATGCCCAAGCGGGTCAAGTATCGAAAAAGCCAAAAAGGCCGCGTAAAAGGTAA
- the rplV gene encoding 50S ribosomal protein L22: MSSTVAEYTASHRFARISVRKVMPLLDLIRGKYADDALDVLKYMPHRGARLVEKVLKSAMANAEDRGVKRVGDLVVVDARGEGGPMFKRLMPRARGMAYLIRRRSSHIIVGLEDYSKFDEE; the protein is encoded by the coding sequence ATGAGCAGCACAGTCGCCGAATACACGGCCAGCCACCGTTTCGCTCGCATCTCGGTGCGGAAGGTCATGCCGCTGTTGGACCTGATCCGCGGGAAGTACGCCGACGATGCGCTGGACGTTTTGAAGTACATGCCCCACCGCGGCGCCCGGCTGGTCGAGAAGGTGCTGAAGAGCGCCATGGCCAACGCCGAGGACCGGGGGGTGAAGCGGGTGGGCGACCTGGTGGTCGTGGACGCCCGGGGCGAGGGGGGCCCGATGTTCAAGCGGCTGATGCCGCGGGCTCGGGGCATGGCCTACCTGATCCGCCGCCGCAGCAGCCATATCATCGTGGGGCTCGAGGACTACTCGAAGTTCGACGAGGAGTGA
- the rpsS gene encoding 30S ribosomal protein S19, whose translation MGRSLKKGPYVVERLLEKAAKSDASGSREPIKTWARSCTIVPEFIGKNFAIHNGKTFVKLYVTEDMVGHKLGEFAPTRTFRSHGGKAAKGARK comes from the coding sequence ATGGGACGTTCGCTGAAGAAGGGGCCGTACGTCGTTGAGCGGCTGCTTGAGAAGGCTGCCAAGTCCGACGCCTCGGGGAGCCGCGAGCCGATCAAGACGTGGGCGCGGTCCTGCACCATCGTGCCTGAGTTCATCGGCAAGAACTTCGCGATTCACAACGGCAAGACGTTCGTGAAGCTCTACGTGACCGAGGACATGGTGGGCCACAAGCTCGGCGAGTTCGCCCCGACGCGGACCTTCCGCAGCCACGGCGGCAAGGCCGCCAAGGGCGCCCGCAAGTAA
- the rplB gene encoding 50S ribosomal protein L2, with translation MGIRYYKPTSPGRRNASVSDFSELTDKNKKPEKSLTEPLKKTGGRNNQGFITARHRGGGHKRMYRIIDFRRNDRDGQVAQVTHIEYDPNRSARIALIVYPDGQKRYIVAPEGLKAGMAVASGPDAEPKLGNCLPLSKIPTGMSIHNLEMQPGGGAKLCRSAGVSATLTAREGDWAQITLPSGEVRRIPSTCRATIGVVGNADHMNIRLGKAGRKRWLGRRPHVRGMAMNPVDHPMGGGEGRSKGHTPQSPTGVLAKGGKTRRRRKQSNKMIIRRRTSVRYGQLKI, from the coding sequence ATGGGCATCCGCTACTACAAGCCGACCAGTCCGGGCCGCCGCAACGCGTCGGTCTCCGACTTCTCGGAACTGACCGACAAGAACAAGAAGCCTGAGAAGTCGCTGACCGAACCGCTGAAGAAGACCGGCGGCCGGAACAACCAGGGCTTCATCACGGCCCGCCACCGCGGCGGCGGCCACAAGCGGATGTACCGGATCATCGACTTCCGGCGCAACGACCGCGACGGCCAGGTCGCCCAGGTGACCCACATTGAATACGACCCCAACCGCTCGGCCCGGATCGCGCTGATCGTCTACCCGGACGGCCAGAAGCGGTACATCGTGGCCCCCGAAGGTTTGAAGGCCGGCATGGCCGTCGCCTCGGGCCCCGACGCCGAGCCCAAGCTGGGGAACTGCCTGCCGCTGTCGAAGATCCCGACCGGCATGTCGATCCACAACCTCGAGATGCAGCCCGGCGGCGGGGCCAAGCTCTGCCGGTCGGCCGGCGTCTCGGCGACGCTCACCGCCCGCGAAGGCGACTGGGCCCAGATCACGCTGCCCTCGGGCGAGGTTCGCCGAATCCCGTCGACCTGCCGGGCGACGATCGGCGTGGTCGGGAACGCCGACCACATGAACATCCGCCTGGGCAAGGCCGGCCGGAAGCGCTGGCTGGGCCGACGGCCGCACGTCCGCGGCATGGCGATGAACCCGGTCGACCATCCGATGGGCGGCGGCGAAGGTCGGTCGAAGGGCCACACGCCGCAGTCGCCGACGGGCGTGCTGGCGAAGGGCGGGAAGACCCGTCGTCGTCGCAAGCAGTCGAACAAGATGATCATCCGCCGTCGCACCAGCGTCCGCTACGGCCAGTTGAAGATCTGA
- the rplW gene encoding 50S ribosomal protein L23 — translation MVTLRRAPAYTRKGPALDPHQVVVRPLITEKATHLSERHNAYTFEVNQLAGKTEIKEAVEALFNVKVKDVRTQNRKGKLRRVRLQQGRTRSWKKAIVALHDDYRIDFY, via the coding sequence ATGGTTACGCTCCGCCGGGCTCCGGCCTACACCCGTAAAGGCCCCGCCCTCGACCCCCACCAGGTGGTCGTCCGGCCTCTGATCACTGAGAAGGCGACGCACCTCTCGGAACGGCACAACGCCTACACCTTCGAGGTCAACCAGCTCGCCGGCAAGACGGAGATCAAGGAGGCCGTCGAGGCCCTGTTCAACGTCAAGGTGAAGGACGTCCGGACCCAGAACCGCAAGGGCAAGCTGCGGCGGGTCCGCCTCCAGCAGGGCCGCACCCGGAGCTGGAAGAAGGCGATCGTCGCCCTCCACGACGACTACCGGATCGACTTCTATTGA
- the rplD gene encoding 50S ribosomal protein L4 — MLTIPVYNVDGAKVGDEQVDPAAFGGEVNKQLLHDVVLMHLAARRVGTVNTRGRADVAGSGKKLFRQKGTGNARAGAKRTNKRKGGGVAFARRNRDYRYSIPKRAVRAAVRMALLSKFQDGQALVIDGLKLDAPKTQVVAKALKAIRRPDLTEAEAAEAVGETKAVASRRTLEGRSILLGLPAADPTLYRSARNIEGVQVAPVAEFNTYDVLKQRYLILTREALAALIERVKSQPARRAVEA; from the coding sequence ATGCTGACGATTCCCGTTTACAACGTCGACGGCGCCAAAGTGGGCGACGAGCAGGTCGACCCCGCCGCGTTCGGCGGCGAGGTCAACAAGCAGCTCCTTCACGACGTCGTCCTGATGCACCTGGCCGCCCGCCGGGTCGGCACCGTCAACACGCGGGGCCGGGCCGACGTCGCCGGGTCGGGCAAGAAGCTGTTCCGCCAGAAGGGGACCGGCAACGCCCGCGCCGGCGCCAAGCGGACCAACAAGCGGAAGGGCGGCGGCGTCGCCTTCGCCCGCCGCAACCGCGACTACCGCTACAGCATCCCCAAGCGGGCCGTGCGGGCCGCCGTCCGGATGGCCCTGCTCTCCAAGTTCCAGGACGGCCAGGCGCTGGTGATCGACGGCCTGAAGCTGGACGCCCCCAAGACCCAGGTGGTCGCCAAGGCCCTCAAGGCCATCCGTCGGCCCGACCTGACCGAGGCCGAAGCGGCCGAGGCCGTCGGCGAGACCAAGGCCGTCGCCTCGCGGCGGACCCTGGAAGGCCGTTCGATCCTGCTGGGCCTCCCCGCCGCCGACCCGACGCTCTACCGCAGCGCCCGGAACATCGAGGGCGTGCAGGTGGCGCCGGTCGCCGAGTTCAACACCTACGACGTGCTCAAGCAGCGCTACCTGATCCTCACCCGTGAGGCGCTGGCGGCCCTGATCGAACGCGTGAAGTCCCAGCCGGCGCGTCGCGCCGTGGAGGCCTGA
- the rplC gene encoding 50S ribosomal protein L3: protein MRVGLLGRKIGMTQIFQEDGTAVPITVLECGPCTVLQVRTDEVDGYHAVQLGFDDKKRKNATQAERGHAKKVDAEPKRYIREIRQESAVDVQPGLKLTVEVFNEIKNVDVTGTSKGRGFSGVIKRHGFRGLRATHGVKRMHRHPGSSGPSADPSRTRKGIRKPGQFGNAQVTVRNLEVVRIDPANNLLLLRGAVPGPNGGYLTVRQTNKA from the coding sequence ATGCGAGTGGGACTGCTGGGACGGAAGATCGGCATGACCCAGATCTTCCAGGAGGACGGCACCGCCGTCCCGATCACGGTTCTTGAGTGCGGCCCCTGCACCGTGCTTCAGGTCCGCACCGACGAGGTCGACGGCTACCACGCGGTTCAGCTCGGCTTCGACGACAAGAAGCGGAAGAACGCCACCCAGGCGGAGCGGGGCCACGCCAAGAAGGTCGACGCCGAGCCCAAGCGGTACATCCGCGAGATCCGCCAGGAGTCGGCCGTCGACGTGCAGCCGGGCCTCAAGCTGACCGTCGAGGTGTTCAACGAGATCAAGAACGTCGACGTCACCGGGACCAGCAAGGGTCGCGGTTTCAGCGGCGTCATCAAGCGGCACGGGTTCCGCGGCCTGCGGGCGACCCACGGCGTTAAGCGGATGCACCGCCATCCCGGCTCCTCCGGCCCCAGCGCCGACCCGTCGCGGACCCGTAAGGGCATCCGCAAGCCGGGTCAGTTCGGGAACGCCCAGGTGACCGTGCGGAACCTCGAAGTGGTCCGGATCGACCCGGCCAACAACCTGTTGCTGCTCCGCGGCGCCGTTCCCGGCCCCAACGGCGGCTACCTGACCGTCCGTCAGACCAACAAGGCCTGA
- the rpsJ gene encoding 30S ribosomal protein S10 yields MAGISNERIRIRMEAYDHTILDQSAKDIVDTAKRTEAIVHGPIPLPTRIERYTVLRSPHIDKKSREQFEIRTHKRLIDIVQPTNKTIDALNKLSLPAGVDIKIKASPAGA; encoded by the coding sequence GTGGCGGGCATCAGCAACGAACGCATTCGGATCCGGATGGAAGCATACGATCACACCATCCTGGACCAGTCTGCCAAAGACATCGTCGACACGGCGAAGCGGACCGAAGCCATCGTGCACGGACCGATCCCCCTCCCGACGCGGATCGAGCGGTACACCGTGCTCCGCAGCCCGCACATCGACAAGAAGTCGCGGGAGCAGTTTGAGATCCGGACCCACAAGCGACTGATCGACATCGTTCAGCCGACGAACAAGACCATTGACGCCTTGAACAAGCTGAGCCTGCCCGCGGGCGTGGACATCAAGATCAAGGCCTCGCCGGCCGGCGCCTGA